Proteins from a genomic interval of Enterococcus faecium:
- the nagA gene encoding N-acetylglucosamine-6-phosphate deacetylase: MRTFIYADKFFLASGVKHAGYLEITDGLFGEYTKELPEGEVNIIDQSGKWIAPGLVDTHIHGYMNHDVMDNDAEGIKVMSEGLLSCGVTSFLPTTLTSSKERLKDVAETIGKMYQEAPGAKIKGIYFEGPFFTEEHKGAQNPSYFGDPDLDTFHEWQEASGGLIKKIALAPERQGVEEFVKQVTEEGVVVSLGHSNATLEEAQKAVEAGASVFVHAFNGMRGLNHREPGMVGALLSLEHVFSELICDGHHVHPNAAGILMEKAGHDHVALITDCMMAGGMPDGNYNLGEFPVVVKEGTARLESGNLAGSILKLKEAIKNVVDWGLATPEQAVMMASLIPAISCKIDDTCGKIAQGRDADFIVLNPDMTLEATYLDGVERFHA; the protein is encoded by the coding sequence ATGAGAACTTTTATCTATGCTGACAAATTCTTTTTAGCGTCAGGTGTCAAACATGCAGGCTATCTTGAAATTACCGATGGACTTTTTGGTGAATACACCAAAGAACTACCTGAGGGAGAAGTCAACATCATTGACCAAAGCGGCAAATGGATTGCTCCTGGTTTGGTAGATACACATATTCACGGCTATATGAATCATGATGTAATGGATAATGATGCAGAAGGCATCAAAGTGATGTCTGAAGGTCTGTTATCTTGTGGAGTGACTTCATTTTTACCAACAACATTGACGTCAAGCAAAGAACGTTTAAAAGATGTAGCTGAGACAATCGGCAAAATGTATCAGGAAGCACCAGGAGCTAAAATCAAAGGAATCTATTTTGAAGGTCCTTTCTTCACAGAAGAACACAAAGGGGCACAAAACCCAAGTTATTTCGGGGATCCTGATTTGGATACTTTCCATGAATGGCAAGAAGCTTCAGGTGGTTTAATCAAAAAAATTGCTTTAGCACCGGAACGTCAAGGTGTAGAAGAGTTTGTCAAACAAGTGACTGAAGAAGGAGTAGTTGTTTCTCTAGGACACAGTAATGCTACACTAGAAGAAGCGCAAAAAGCTGTTGAAGCAGGCGCAAGTGTATTTGTCCATGCTTTCAATGGTATGCGTGGATTGAATCATCGCGAACCAGGTATGGTGGGTGCGTTATTATCTTTAGAACATGTCTTTTCTGAATTGATTTGTGATGGCCATCATGTACATCCAAATGCTGCGGGAATCCTAATGGAAAAAGCAGGACATGATCATGTCGCATTAATTACAGACTGTATGATGGCCGGTGGGATGCCTGATGGAAATTACAATTTAGGCGAATTTCCAGTAGTAGTAAAAGAAGGAACAGCACGTCTAGAATCTGGCAACTTAGCTGGAAGTATATTGAAATTGAAAGAAGCAATTAAAAATGTTGTAGACTGGGGATTAGCAACACCAGAACAAGCAGTCATGATGGCTAGTCTGATTCCAGCAATCAGCTGTAAAATCGATGATACATGTGGAAAAATCGCTCAAGGACGCGATGCAGACTTTATCGTATTGAACCCTGATATGACATTGGAAGCAACTTATCTAGATGGCGTGGAACGTTTCCACGCATAA
- a CDS encoding helix-turn-helix domain-containing protein — METLIESFGTIIKEIRKEQKMTQKMLSQDICSQSVLSRIENNEELPNVLVMMQICQRLGVTIDHVMNLSRKTTRTNDKLFELLDSCFQKRDYRKLEQVLKSSDISENLYQATDFQRYYYYFGVCEFTLRQNISQSLYYLKEALSYSSQKERIHVSDTEIQLISCIGKIYGVAGKTAEARYYLSRSIQLLHQSADERSKSEFSQIFYNYGNFLFHQNEIDEALEQVNQGIYWAQEKNSYYYLNDLFVLKSLIYKRKEEPERAAFYEGLAQAVKQISKNL; from the coding sequence ATGGAAACGTTAATCGAGTCCTTTGGAACGATCATTAAAGAGATTCGAAAAGAACAAAAAATGACGCAAAAAATGCTTTCGCAAGATATTTGTTCACAAAGTGTATTAAGTCGGATCGAAAATAATGAGGAACTGCCGAATGTATTGGTGATGATGCAGATTTGTCAACGGCTAGGGGTAACGATTGATCATGTGATGAATCTCTCTCGAAAAACTACTCGGACAAACGATAAATTATTTGAACTGTTGGATAGTTGTTTCCAAAAACGTGATTATCGGAAGTTAGAACAAGTACTAAAATCTTCTGATATTTCTGAAAATCTGTATCAAGCAACTGACTTTCAACGCTATTATTATTATTTCGGTGTTTGCGAATTCACGTTGCGTCAAAATATCTCTCAGTCCCTTTATTATTTGAAAGAAGCATTAAGCTACTCTAGCCAAAAAGAAAGAATCCATGTTTCTGACACAGAAATACAACTGATTAGTTGTATCGGAAAAATATATGGTGTGGCAGGAAAAACGGCTGAAGCACGCTACTATTTGAGTCGAAGCATCCAACTGCTGCATCAATCAGCTGATGAACGATCAAAAAGTGAATTTTCGCAAATTTTTTATAATTATGGAAATTTCTTATTCCATCAAAATGAAATCGACGAAGCGTTAGAACAGGTGAATCAAGGAATCTATTGGGCTCAAGAGAAGAATAGCTACTATTACCTCAATGATTTATTTGTGCTTAAAAGCTTAATATACAAGCGTAAAGAAGAACCAGAAAGAGCAGCATTCTATGAAGGCTTAGCACAAGCTGTGAAACAAATTTCAAAAAATTTGTAA
- a CDS encoding pyridoxal phosphate-dependent aminotransferase — protein MREFEKSNKLEGVSYDVRGPVLEEAERMQEEGISILKLNTGNPAPFGFEAPNEVIRDLIMNARDSEGYSDSKGIFSARKAIEQYCQLKHFPNVTINDIYTGNGVSELITMCMQGLLDNGDEVLVPMPDYPLWTASIALAGGTPVHYICDEEAEWYPDIDDIKSKITSRTKAIVIINPNNPTGALYPKELLEEIVEVARQNNLIIYSDEIYDRLVMDGLEHIPIATLAPDLFVVTLNGLSKSHRVAGFRVGWMVLSGDKSHVKGYIEGLNMLSSMRLCSNVLSQQIIQTALGGYQSVDELLLPGGRIYEQREYIYNAINDIPGLSAVKPKAAFYIFPKIDTKRFNILDDEKFVLDFLHEHHILLVHGGGFNWNQPDHFRIVYLPKMDDLKQTAKKMREFLATYRQK, from the coding sequence ATGAGAGAATTTGAAAAATCCAACAAATTAGAAGGTGTCAGTTACGATGTTCGCGGTCCCGTTCTAGAAGAAGCGGAGCGGATGCAAGAAGAGGGCATTAGTATTTTAAAATTGAACACGGGAAATCCCGCACCTTTTGGATTTGAAGCACCAAACGAAGTCATTCGTGATTTGATCATGAATGCCCGTGACTCAGAAGGCTACTCAGATTCCAAGGGGATCTTTTCTGCTAGAAAAGCAATTGAGCAATATTGCCAACTGAAACATTTTCCGAATGTGACGATCAATGATATCTACACCGGCAACGGAGTGAGCGAATTGATCACGATGTGTATGCAGGGGTTGCTGGACAATGGAGATGAAGTACTGGTTCCAATGCCGGACTATCCGTTGTGGACGGCTTCTATTGCATTAGCTGGAGGCACACCTGTTCATTATATTTGCGATGAAGAGGCAGAATGGTATCCTGATATTGATGATATCAAATCAAAAATAACGAGTCGGACAAAAGCTATTGTTATCATTAATCCTAATAATCCTACTGGGGCACTTTATCCAAAAGAATTATTAGAAGAAATCGTTGAAGTAGCTCGACAAAATAACCTGATTATTTATTCCGACGAAATCTATGATCGCTTAGTGATGGATGGTCTAGAACATATTCCGATTGCTACATTAGCGCCTGATTTGTTCGTTGTTACGCTGAACGGTCTATCCAAATCTCATCGTGTAGCAGGATTTCGAGTAGGCTGGATGGTCCTAAGTGGAGATAAGTCACACGTCAAAGGCTATATAGAAGGGCTGAATATGTTGTCCTCCATGCGTTTGTGTTCCAATGTATTGTCTCAGCAAATTATCCAAACCGCGCTAGGCGGTTATCAAAGTGTCGATGAGCTGCTCCTGCCAGGCGGAAGGATCTATGAACAAAGAGAATATATCTATAATGCAATCAATGATATTCCTGGTCTTTCAGCCGTAAAACCAAAAGCTGCTTTTTATATATTCCCAAAAATTGATACAAAGCGATTCAATATTTTGGATGATGAAAAATTCGTTTTGGACTTTTTACATGAACATCATATTCTACTTGTACATGGTGGTGGATTTAATTGGAACCAGCCAGATCATTTTCGAATCGTTTATCTTCCTAAAATGGATGATTTGAAACAAACAGCTAAGAAAATGAGAGAATTCCTAGCAACCTATCGCCAAAAATGA
- a CDS encoding DUF6056 family protein — MNKHNRKITNNKELILLLIGIWGIFLLFNMYMPTMRADDVVYASRLDELGYLGASIEHYKTWSSRIIIELFLMFFSKHFMLWKLLNSTIMLGIVVLLCKYVFEKINVKNLLLVCSIYCLIPLTVMGETGWRATTLNYQWPVAFSLLTFYPFFQLLRGEEINRKIYWVSIPLLIFLTNQEQVNACFFVLTSIVSLYLIVNGRYNYKLSVFSIISLAELIFSLTTPGNALRAAHEINKWFPEYKNFNFLNKLDLGISSFGKPFFLDMNILFLLLFFLIFLLTYRKCQNYYVRILTALPFFLNLIIYFGNTMGQSFTYVNGNKRAMIWSSSNLNNLFTELGTKLSLFYPGTWIATLVVLALLLCLIVGIYLSFDNKKTSIFLVILMIMGFCSRLIMGFSPTVWASGMRTYYILYVVIAILVLMAVKELMKSMSVQKNEFMQFGLTVLGICTFIITVINR, encoded by the coding sequence ATGAACAAACATAATAGAAAAATAACGAATAACAAAGAACTGATCTTGTTACTAATAGGGATTTGGGGTATCTTTTTACTCTTTAATATGTATATGCCGACTATGAGAGCGGATGACGTAGTTTATGCAAGTAGATTAGATGAACTTGGCTATTTGGGTGCTTCGATAGAACATTATAAGACATGGAGTTCAAGAATTATTATAGAACTATTCTTAATGTTCTTTTCTAAACACTTTATGCTATGGAAATTATTAAATTCTACGATTATGTTAGGAATTGTAGTATTACTTTGCAAGTATGTTTTTGAGAAAATAAATGTTAAAAATTTATTATTGGTTTGCTCTATATACTGTTTAATACCATTGACAGTAATGGGGGAAACCGGTTGGAGAGCAACCACCTTGAACTATCAGTGGCCAGTAGCATTTAGTTTACTAACTTTTTATCCGTTTTTTCAACTCTTAAGAGGAGAAGAAATAAATAGAAAAATATATTGGGTAAGTATTCCTTTATTGATATTTTTAACTAATCAAGAACAAGTCAACGCCTGTTTTTTTGTTCTAACAAGTATAGTTAGTTTATATTTGATTGTCAATGGACGATATAATTATAAGTTATCAGTATTTTCAATAATAAGCTTAGCAGAATTAATTTTCTCTTTGACAACTCCAGGGAATGCATTACGTGCTGCACATGAAATTAATAAATGGTTTCCTGAATATAAAAATTTCAACTTTCTTAATAAGTTAGATTTAGGTATTTCATCATTTGGAAAGCCGTTTTTTTTAGACATGAATATCTTATTTTTATTGCTATTTTTCTTAATTTTCCTTCTAACATATAGGAAATGTCAAAACTATTATGTGCGTATATTGACTGCATTACCGTTTTTCTTAAACCTGATTATTTATTTTGGTAATACAATGGGTCAAAGCTTTACTTACGTCAATGGAAATAAAAGGGCAATGATTTGGAGTAGTAGTAACCTGAATAATCTCTTTACAGAGTTAGGAACGAAACTGTCACTTTTTTATCCAGGTACTTGGATAGCTACTTTAGTAGTCTTGGCATTATTACTATGTTTAATTGTTGGAATTTATTTAAGTTTTGACAATAAGAAAACTTCTATTTTTTTAGTTATTTTGATGATAATGGGATTTTGTTCAAGGTTAATTATGGGATTTTCTCCCACAGTATGGGCTTCCGGAATGCGGACGTACTATATACTTTATGTTGTTATCGCCATCTTAGTACTAATGGCAGTTAAAGAGCTAATGAAAAGCATGAGTGTACAAAAAAATGAATTTATGCAATTTGGATTAACCGTGCTTGGTATTTGTACCTTTATAATAACGGTGATAAACAGATAA
- a CDS encoding LysM peptidoglycan-binding domain-containing protein — protein MTSLKTLLFGTTLAAGAAFFMGTTAHADEAYTVQSGDTLSTISQKYVGDNSLINAIAESNSISDINLIYSGQQLTIPTEGSAQAAAEPQAAVQEAPVQAEQPVVQETVQTEKQAAPVAETQPAPAVTETAATPASTSSAKEWIAQKESSGSYTATNGRYIGRYQLDSSYLNGDYSAANQERVAEQYVTSRYGSWEAAKAFWEANGWY, from the coding sequence ATGACATCACTTAAAACTTTACTTTTTGGAACAACTTTGGCTGCCGGCGCTGCATTCTTCATGGGAACGACTGCTCATGCGGACGAAGCTTATACCGTTCAATCAGGTGATACTCTATCAACGATTTCTCAAAAATACGTTGGTGATAACTCCTTGATCAATGCCATTGCAGAATCAAATTCAATTTCTGATATTAACCTGATTTACTCAGGACAACAATTAACAATCCCAACAGAAGGCTCTGCACAAGCAGCTGCTGAACCTCAAGCAGCCGTTCAAGAAGCACCAGTCCAAGCTGAACAACCTGTTGTACAAGAAACGGTTCAAACGGAAAAACAAGCAGCGCCTGTTGCTGAAACACAACCTGCTCCTGCTGTAACAGAAACTGCTGCTACTCCAGCAAGCACAAGCTCTGCAAAAGAATGGATCGCACAAAAAGAATCAAGCGGTTCTTACACAGCAACGAACGGACGTTACATCGGACGTTACCAATTAGATTCTTCTTACTTAAATGGTGACTACTCTGCTGCAAACCAAGAAAGAGTAGCAGAACAATATGTTACTTCACGTTATGGTTCTTGGGAAGCGGCGAAAGCATTCTGGGAAGCAAACGGTTGGTACTAA
- a CDS encoding TatD family hydrolase — protein MLSDAHCHLDGSQSLALLQQEHTILTIINCDSPEEWKENRQLAASKTQALSYGIHPWKADSYTFEQVEPFLKKARIIGEIGLDNIWTNVPMTTQKKVFERQLAFAAINEKPVVLHTKGCEKEILNYIQAYPNHYLIHWYSSLDYQQDYIDLGCYFSIGLDLKKNPAVWQLAKAVPIDHLLIETDGLHAAEWALGGIFSEKDYVSLLEEQLKTIAEIKELSVEEVKKNTYQNLERFIRLGK, from the coding sequence ATGTTAAGTGATGCTCATTGTCATTTAGATGGGAGTCAGAGTTTAGCACTCCTTCAGCAGGAACACACGATTTTGACGATCATCAATTGTGATTCGCCAGAAGAATGGAAGGAAAACAGACAGCTTGCAGCAAGTAAGACTCAAGCCTTAAGTTACGGTATCCATCCTTGGAAAGCAGATAGCTATACGTTTGAACAAGTTGAGCCTTTTTTGAAAAAAGCAAGGATCATCGGTGAAATAGGGTTAGATAATATTTGGACGAATGTACCGATGACTACACAAAAAAAAGTATTTGAGCGACAGCTTGCTTTTGCAGCCATAAATGAGAAACCTGTTGTACTGCACACAAAAGGATGCGAAAAAGAGATCTTAAATTATATCCAAGCTTACCCTAATCACTATTTGATCCATTGGTATTCTTCTTTGGACTATCAACAAGACTATATTGATTTAGGCTGTTATTTCAGCATTGGTCTTGATTTGAAAAAGAATCCAGCAGTCTGGCAACTAGCTAAAGCAGTCCCAATCGACCACTTACTTATTGAAACGGATGGACTACATGCAGCAGAGTGGGCTTTAGGGGGGATTTTTTCAGAAAAAGATTATGTCTCACTGCTTGAAGAACAGTTAAAGACAATCGCTGAGATCAAAGAGCTATCAGTTGAAGAAGTTAAAAAAAATACTTATCAAAACTTGGAACGTTTCATTAGATTAGGTAAATAA
- a CDS encoding ABC transporter ATP-binding protein, with translation MSIQISHLNVVIENLKILEDIHFTIPKDTFTSIVAPSGAGKSTLLKTLTGVQPMTSGTIKVDDQKVTGLHTAFSYMPQEDMLLPWLSVYQNVTLYQKINHLTINEEQVRDYLDIFGLNGYEHFLPEQLSGGMKQRTALLRTIMNPSSYLLLDEPFGALDAMTRGQMQDWMLKLPKKAKRTTLLVTHDIEEAIYLSDRILVLSARPAHVIAEIQVPEKRRSREWLLQQSELKQTIYQLLAGELDVK, from the coding sequence ATGTCAATCCAAATCAGCCACTTGAATGTAGTCATTGAAAACCTGAAAATATTAGAAGACATCCATTTCACTATCCCTAAAGATACCTTTACATCGATTGTCGCGCCAAGCGGAGCCGGTAAGTCAACATTGCTGAAAACTTTAACAGGAGTCCAGCCTATGACTTCTGGAACGATCAAAGTAGACGATCAAAAAGTAACTGGTCTCCATACAGCATTTAGTTATATGCCGCAAGAAGATATGTTACTTCCTTGGCTGAGCGTCTATCAAAACGTTACGTTATATCAAAAAATCAATCATCTAACAATCAATGAAGAACAAGTAAGGGATTATCTGGATATCTTTGGGTTAAACGGCTATGAACATTTTTTGCCGGAACAATTATCTGGCGGGATGAAGCAGCGAACGGCCTTGTTACGAACAATCATGAATCCTTCTTCTTACTTGCTTCTTGATGAACCATTTGGAGCGTTAGATGCTATGACCAGAGGGCAGATGCAAGACTGGATGTTGAAGCTGCCTAAAAAAGCAAAGCGGACTACTTTACTTGTGACGCATGATATCGAAGAAGCAATTTATTTATCAGACAGGATTCTTGTGCTTTCCGCCCGTCCGGCACATGTGATTGCTGAGATTCAAGTGCCTGAAAAACGACGGTCACGTGAATGGCTACTGCAGCAATCAGAGTTGAAGCAAACGATTTATCAGTTATTGGCAGGTGAATTAGATGTTAAGTGA
- a CDS encoding ABC transporter substrate-binding protein: MKKLWLLLPLLLLLSACGTAKETSSKQEIKDLKKVTLVLDYVPNTNHTGIYLAKEKGYYKEAGLNVQIIEPGDNSTSIGLVGADKAQFGVSYQEDVTYAHADGQNIPVKAIATVIKHNTSGFATLSDSNIHSPKDFEGKTYAGWQSPSEEAVLKAVMEKDGGDFSKLTMVGSNGEGPESLGKSSDIQWYFEGWDMIKAKEAGIELNYIPLKELDERLDYYTPVIITNDQLIKSDLELVQSFMDATKKGYQEAIKDPNDSAKLLQKYAKENDRTFLEESQAFLSKNYTDDPENWGLMEEKVWRNYTAFMQENGLIKQDVPSQELFTNQFIK; this comes from the coding sequence ATGAAAAAATTATGGCTTTTATTACCGCTACTGTTGCTTTTATCCGCTTGTGGCACTGCAAAAGAAACAAGTAGCAAACAAGAAATAAAGGATTTGAAAAAAGTGACACTTGTTTTGGATTATGTACCGAATACTAATCATACTGGCATCTACCTAGCAAAAGAAAAAGGCTATTATAAAGAGGCTGGTTTAAATGTCCAAATCATCGAACCAGGAGATAATTCGACAAGTATTGGTCTAGTAGGTGCGGACAAAGCACAATTTGGTGTAAGTTATCAAGAAGATGTCACTTATGCTCACGCAGATGGACAGAATATACCAGTCAAAGCAATTGCTACAGTGATCAAACATAATACTTCTGGATTCGCCACCCTATCAGACAGTAACATCCATTCACCAAAAGATTTTGAAGGAAAAACATATGCAGGTTGGCAAAGTCCAAGTGAAGAAGCTGTCTTAAAAGCTGTGATGGAAAAAGACGGCGGGGACTTTTCAAAACTGACAATGGTAGGAAGCAATGGAGAAGGGCCAGAAAGCTTAGGAAAATCCTCAGATATCCAATGGTACTTTGAAGGTTGGGATATGATCAAAGCAAAAGAAGCGGGTATTGAACTAAACTATATCCCATTGAAAGAATTAGATGAACGGTTAGATTACTATACTCCGGTAATTATTACGAATGATCAACTGATCAAAAGTGATCTAGAATTGGTACAGTCTTTTATGGATGCCACGAAAAAAGGCTATCAGGAAGCTATTAAGGATCCAAATGACAGTGCTAAACTGTTGCAAAAATATGCAAAAGAAAATGATCGGACGTTTTTAGAAGAATCACAAGCATTCTTGTCAAAAAATTATACGGATGATCCTGAGAATTGGGGATTGATGGAAGAAAAAGTTTGGCGCAATTATACAGCTTTTATGCAGGAAAACGGATTGATCAAGCAAGATGTACCTTCGCAAGAACTATTCACTAATCAGTTTATAAAATAG
- a CDS encoding ABC transporter permease codes for MKKNLYPAVSMAFILIIWQIVVIVWKIPAFILPGPAAVFSALAADAQVLLSHSVTTLNEAVLGLVIASVLSFITALAMDYWKFLEMSFYPLLVISQMLPIMVLGPLLTLWFGFGMLPKVILVVLISYFPIVVSFSDTLRKVSKEQIIFLKTMGADTGKIYRIYKIPAGLSGFFSGLKVAATYCVSGAVVGEWLSAQAGLGYYMIRVKNSYQIDKVFAAIICVILLSLLLNGACSLLKKGYYRMLYIF; via the coding sequence ATGAAGAAAAATCTTTATCCAGCAGTCAGTATGGCATTCATTTTAATTATTTGGCAGATTGTTGTCATAGTTTGGAAAATACCTGCCTTTATTTTACCCGGACCTGCTGCTGTATTTTCTGCATTAGCGGCAGATGCACAAGTATTACTTTCCCATTCTGTCACGACATTAAATGAAGCAGTGCTTGGTTTGGTAATAGCTAGCGTTCTTTCTTTTATTACTGCCTTGGCAATGGATTATTGGAAGTTTTTAGAAATGTCTTTTTATCCGTTACTAGTGATTTCACAAATGTTGCCAATCATGGTGTTAGGGCCATTACTTACCCTATGGTTTGGTTTCGGTATGCTTCCAAAAGTGATCCTTGTTGTCTTGATAAGCTATTTTCCGATCGTAGTTTCTTTTTCGGATACATTGAGGAAAGTATCAAAAGAGCAAATCATCTTTTTGAAAACGATGGGGGCAGATACAGGGAAGATTTATCGAATATATAAAATACCAGCGGGTTTATCCGGCTTCTTTTCCGGTTTAAAAGTGGCTGCTACTTATTGTGTCAGCGGAGCAGTCGTTGGAGAATGGCTAAGCGCTCAAGCAGGCTTAGGGTATTACATGATACGCGTAAAAAACAGCTACCAGATCGATAAAGTTTTTGCTGCGATCATTTGTGTCATTCTATTGAGTTTATTGCTGAATGGCGCTTGTTCATTATTGAAAAAAGGGTATTATCGTATGCTTTATATTTTTTAA
- a CDS encoding dihydrolipoyl dehydrogenase family protein, translating into MKTYDAIIIGSGVSGLSAAYGLKEAGKTVLVVEEDLWGGTCPNRGCDPKKVLLSAVEARNRVKQLSGKGFNEIPTANWEELQKFKRTFTDPVPESRKKQLAEAEIDHLSGTARFLDDSSIEVNEEVFHADYFVLATGQRPTILPVEGKEYLKTSADFLSLPVLPKEIIFIGGGYIAFELATIANAAGSKVTIVHHNQRPLKEFEASLVEEAVHQMEASGIQFAFGVETQKIISEGTRYRLVGKETELVADMIFCATGRQPNTESLALEQANIVFDKHGIAVNDYLQTSNPKIFACGDIVSRKTPKLTPVATFEGNYVAKRITDATSEPIKYPIIPTIVYASPKLAEVGVTKSHASSSDQVVEMDLTSWFTYHRVNEPVAKAELTFDQQNYLIGAAVISEQADELIDDLTLVINQKLTKKELDSYIMGYPTLASDLSYLLK; encoded by the coding sequence ATGAAAACATATGATGCAATCATCATCGGTTCAGGTGTGAGCGGCTTAAGTGCTGCTTATGGATTGAAAGAAGCAGGTAAAACAGTACTAGTGGTCGAAGAAGATCTATGGGGCGGGACTTGTCCTAACCGTGGATGTGATCCTAAAAAAGTCTTGTTAAGTGCAGTAGAGGCACGTAATCGGGTAAAACAATTGAGTGGAAAAGGTTTTAACGAGATCCCAACTGCCAACTGGGAAGAACTTCAAAAATTCAAACGAACATTTACGGATCCAGTCCCAGAAAGCCGAAAAAAACAATTAGCAGAAGCTGAAATCGATCATCTTTCAGGAACCGCTCGTTTTTTGGATGATTCATCTATTGAAGTCAACGAAGAAGTCTTCCATGCGGATTACTTTGTTTTGGCAACCGGGCAAAGACCTACGATCTTACCAGTGGAGGGAAAGGAATACTTGAAAACTAGTGCAGACTTTTTATCATTGCCTGTACTGCCTAAAGAAATCATTTTTATCGGTGGTGGTTATATTGCTTTTGAGCTAGCTACGATTGCCAATGCTGCAGGGAGCAAAGTAACCATTGTCCATCATAATCAACGGCCATTAAAAGAATTTGAGGCGTCTTTGGTAGAGGAAGCCGTCCATCAAATGGAAGCATCTGGCATTCAGTTTGCTTTTGGTGTTGAAACCCAAAAGATCATTTCAGAAGGTACTCGCTATCGTTTAGTCGGAAAAGAGACGGAATTAGTAGCAGATATGATTTTTTGTGCGACTGGGAGACAGCCGAATACAGAATCTTTAGCACTTGAGCAAGCGAATATCGTCTTTGATAAACACGGAATTGCAGTCAATGATTATCTGCAAACGAGCAATCCAAAAATTTTTGCGTGTGGAGATATTGTTTCAAGGAAAACCCCAAAATTGACACCAGTCGCCACTTTTGAAGGAAATTATGTAGCTAAGCGGATAACGGATGCAACAAGCGAACCTATCAAATATCCGATTATACCTACGATCGTCTACGCCAGTCCTAAACTTGCTGAAGTAGGAGTTACAAAAAGTCACGCCTCTTCGTCAGATCAAGTGGTAGAGATGGATCTTACCAGTTGGTTCACCTATCATCGTGTCAATGAACCAGTTGCTAAGGCTGAATTGACCTTTGACCAGCAAAATTATTTGATTGGTGCTGCAGTGATTAGCGAGCAAGCAGACGAATTGATCGATGATTTGACACTAGTCATCAATCAAAAATTGACTAAAAAAGAGTTGGATAGCTATATCATGGGGTATCCGACATTGGCAAGTGATCTCTCCTATTTATTGAAATAA
- a CDS encoding ABC transporter ATP-binding protein yields the protein MTKLIEFKHVQKKYDGKYVIDDLNLAIKKGEIFVLVGPSGSGKTTTLKMINGLSKPSAGDIYFKGKSLNEYNLQKMRWNMGYVLQQIALFPTMTVKQNIEVIPEMLGWEKQKRADRVDELLQKVGLSPDIYRDRMPRELSGGEQQRIGIIRAIAASPDVILMDEPFSALDPISRNSLQELVLSLHEELGTTIVFVTHNMEEAIKLGDRIAFMKDGEIIQCDTPEQLLMNPKNDYVRHFFDEPKQTKEWRVEDLVVNGYFLNEIPENARQQVCFDTPMKEVYSLLSVYPSIVIVEKQRSIGSLTSKEIFAFLSREEEGNENI from the coding sequence GTGACTAAATTAATCGAGTTCAAACATGTGCAAAAAAAGTATGATGGAAAGTATGTCATCGATGACCTAAATCTGGCAATCAAAAAAGGAGAAATCTTTGTTTTGGTTGGTCCTTCCGGTAGTGGAAAAACAACTACTTTGAAAATGATCAATGGATTATCTAAACCATCAGCAGGAGACATCTACTTCAAAGGAAAATCGTTAAATGAATATAATCTGCAGAAAATGCGGTGGAATATGGGATATGTGCTGCAGCAAATCGCTTTGTTCCCGACCATGACAGTCAAGCAAAATATTGAAGTCATCCCTGAAATGTTAGGTTGGGAAAAGCAGAAAAGAGCAGACCGTGTAGATGAACTTCTTCAAAAAGTTGGCTTATCTCCTGATATTTATCGAGATCGTATGCCTAGAGAGTTGTCTGGAGGAGAACAGCAACGGATCGGGATCATCCGAGCTATTGCTGCAAGCCCAGATGTGATTTTGATGGACGAGCCATTTAGCGCATTAGATCCGATTTCAAGAAACTCATTACAAGAATTGGTTTTGTCCTTACACGAAGAATTGGGCACGACCATCGTTTTCGTTACGCACAATATGGAAGAAGCAATCAAGCTAGGTGATCGTATTGCATTTATGAAGGATGGAGAAATTATCCAATGTGACACACCAGAGCAGTTATTGATGAATCCTAAAAACGACTACGTTCGGCATTTCTTTGATGAACCGAAACAGACGAAAGAGTGGCGAGTAGAAGATTTAGTCGTCAATGGATATTTCTTAAATGAAATACCAGAAAATGCTCGTCAACAAGTTTGCTTTGATACGCCTATGAAAGAAGTATATTCGCTTCTTTCGGTGTATCCAAGCATTGTGATAGTAGAAAAGCAAAGAAGTATTGGGTCGCTGACAAGTAAAGAAATCTTTGCTTTTTTAAGTCGAGAGGAGGAAGGAAATGAAAACATATGA